Below is a genomic region from Prolixibacteraceae bacterium.
TTCTCCCAATAGGGATAACATGATTTTTGATTCTGATGTTGGCAGCAGTATAGCTTTCTATCTTCGAGATAGATACAATAAAAGAGCGATGTACTCTAATAAAGTTCATTTCAGGTAGCTTCTCCTCAATATTTGAAATTGTATTAGGGGTAACAACCTCTTCTCCATTTTCAAGAAAAATAGAAACATTATTACGAATACTCTCGATATATTCAATTTGATTCAAGGTAATCTTTACCATCCTTTTATCAGATTTAACAAAAATGAATGGATTCTCTGTATCCAGAGAAGGTGCTGTCTCTGGAATATTAAATGAAGAGTTATTTTGCTTGAAAAAGCGATTGACAGCCTTTATAAAACGATCAAAAGGAATTGGTTTAATTAAATAATCTAAAGCTTCAAGATCATAACTCTCTACTGCGTATTCTGAATATGCAGTGGTGAAGATTACCTTGGGGGGATTCGATAAGTTTCGAAGTAGTTGTATTCCTGTAAGTCCAGGCATTTGAATATCTAAAAAGAGAAGGTCGATTTTCGTGCTGTTTAATATGGACAGAGCTTCAATAGCACTGTGGCATTTGTCCACTAGCTCAAGGTTATTGAGTCTATTAATATAAGCCTCGATAACCTCTAAAGCTAATATTTCATCATCTACAATAAGGCATCTCGTTTTTTTCATAATTCGATATTTAAAAATACACTATAGGATAAAGTGTCAGCCTCAATTTTTAGTGTATGTTGTTCTGGATATATTAAAGAGAGCCTTCTCTTTACATTTTGAAGTCCAATACCTCCAACCATGGCATGGATATCTGCACTTTCTTGTGGAATGCTGTTTTCAATCTTTAGTGTGAAACGGTGTTCTTTGACTCCAATTTCGATCGTTATCCATGCTGACTCATCTAATCCTTGGGTACCATGCTTAAAACTATTTTCGATAAAGGGAAGAATAAGCATAGGAGCAATAGAGTTTTGATCAATATTACCCCACATATTAAGACTGATCTCAACACGATTACCATAACGAATCTTCTCCAGATCTAAATAATTTTGTACACTCTGAATCTCTTTCCTTAAATCCACTTTCGTTGCGTTGGTCTCATAAAGCATGTAGCGAAGCAGTTCAGAGAGTTTCAATACCACATCTAATGATTGATTAGATTGTTTTAGTATTAAGGCATATAGACTATTTAGCGTGTTAAATAAGAAATGTGGTTGTACTTGATTCCTAAGAAAAGCGAGCTCTGCCTCTAATTTCTCTTTGGCAAGAACTTGTTCATTGTGTTGCACACTCGCGATATATTCCATTAGTTTGATTGTCATCGGTAGTGCCAATACTGCTCCAAGATTAATGGCCGTTTGTATCAAAACAGAAAAAGTGAAAGTGTCTACTTTCTTCCATTCAGGAAAGAAGTAGTCTACAATGATAAGGTTGTCAGTGATGCGCTGTAGCATTGCAGCAGCTATTACGATAGAAGAGAAATAGAAAAGAAACCTCCATATTCTCCCTTTATAAAGGTATTTCGGGTAGAGAATATACACTACTGTATAGACCAATGCAATCTTCGCAGGTAAATTAATCAACTCGACACTAATTGTTTTAATATAATCAGCATCATATGTTCCCCATGCATAAGCAAAAAATGCCACATATATTATCCAATAGGTCGTATGTTGTACCCATCTATTATTAATCACTTTTGTGATCCACTTATTGTCAAGAGCTATAATCTGCATATGGGTATTTAATAATTAATCGGAATGAATGTATCCATCTTCGTGATATTATTAGAACATTTAATCCACTATAATAGTTTTTGATTAGAGGTGAAGGTATATAGCTAAAGTAAGGGGGTTTGTTTGAAAAAGCAAACCATTGATGTTGAATAGCTCAATTCTTAGGATAAACAACTTAAATGGGGCTAAAAATGGATGTCTTCCTCAATAAAATAGATTGTTGTTGTCGTTGGAAGGGTTAAACCTGTTGTTTATCCTATTTGTTTGGTATTGGAAGTAATGATTGATAGTTTCGAGTGTAATGTCGATGAAAGACATAAAATAGATATGAATAAAATAAAGATATAAACATCAAAAATAATTAATATGAGACGTCTATTATTGGGTTTAGTTGCAATCATGCTAATAAGCACTTCTGCTATTGCATCTAAATATAAAGTGGATCATCTAGAACCTATATCTTGGTGGGTTGGAATGAAAAATCCAAAACTACAGTTACTTATTCATGGAAAGAATATCTCAGAGCTTAAACCTGAAATAGACTATGCTGGAGTAACCATAGAAAGTGTAAGTCTAGTGGAGAATCCTAACTATCTATTTGTCAACTTGCATATTGACAAGAAGACAGTGCCAGGAAGTATAAATATTGAGTTTAAAAAAGGCAAGAAAAGTATTTTGACGTATAATTATAAGCTTAATAAACGTAGAGATGCTTCTGCTGATCGAATGGGTTATTCTTCCAAAGATGTTATGTACTTGATCACACCTGATCGTTTTGCTAACGGTGATTACTCTAATGATAATCAACCAGGAATGATCGAACAAAGTGATCGAACAGACAAAGATGGTCGTCATGGAGGAGACATTCAAGGTATCATCAATAGTCTAGATTATCTAAAGGATATGGGATTTACTGCCGTATGGGTGAACCCTCTTTTAGAAGACAATCAACCTGAGGTTACTTATCACGGTTATGCTATTACTGATTACTATCAAATTGATAAGCGTTATGGAACCAATGAAGATTATGTACGTCTATCTAAGGAAGCGAAGAAAAGAGGCATTGGAGTAATTATGGATGTTGTCCTTAACCACTGTGGTTCTGCACACTGGTGGATGAAAGATATGCCTTCAAAAGATTGGATTAACTTTAATGGTAAATTCACACCATGTTCTCATAAAAGAACCACTGTGGAGGATGCTTATGCTTCTCAAGACGATAAGAAACAATTCTCGGATGGTTGGTTTGTGGAGAGCATGCCTGATCTCAATCAGCGTAATCCTTATATGGCAAATTATTTAACACAGAATGCCATTTGGTGGATTGAATATGCTGATCTAATGGGATTAAGGGTGGATACCTATCCTTACTCTGATAAAACCTTTTTATCTCATTGGTCAAAATCTTTAATGGATGAATATCCAAACCTTAATATTGTAGGTGAGGAGTGGAGTACAAATCCATTGATTGTATCTTATTGGCAGAAAGGAAAAGTAAATAGTGATGGTTATATCTCAAGTATGCCAAGCATGATGGATTTT
It encodes:
- a CDS encoding LytTR family DNA-binding domain-containing protein, whose amino-acid sequence is MKKTRCLIVDDEILALEVIEAYINRLNNLELVDKCHSAIEALSILNSTKIDLLFLDIQMPGLTGIQLLRNLSNPPKVIFTTAYSEYAVESYDLEALDYLIKPIPFDRFIKAVNRFFKQNNSSFNIPETAPSLDTENPFIFVKSDKRMVKITLNQIEYIESIRNNVSIFLENGEEVVTPNTISNIEEKLPEMNFIRVHRSFIVSISKIESYTAANIRIKNHVIPIGRNYKVSVLKILDHNAIE
- a CDS encoding histidine kinase gives rise to the protein MQIIALDNKWITKVINNRWVQHTTYWIIYVAFFAYAWGTYDADYIKTISVELINLPAKIALVYTVVYILYPKYLYKGRIWRFLFYFSSIVIAAAMLQRITDNLIIVDYFFPEWKKVDTFTFSVLIQTAINLGAVLALPMTIKLMEYIASVQHNEQVLAKEKLEAELAFLRNQVQPHFLFNTLNSLYALILKQSNQSLDVVLKLSELLRYMLYETNATKVDLRKEIQSVQNYLDLEKIRYGNRVEISLNMWGNIDQNSIAPMLILPFIENSFKHGTQGLDESAWITIEIGVKEHRFTLKIENSIPQESADIHAMVGGIGLQNVKRRLSLIYPEQHTLKIEADTLSYSVFLNIEL
- a CDS encoding glycoside hydrolase family 13 protein gives rise to the protein MRRLLLGLVAIMLISTSAIASKYKVDHLEPISWWVGMKNPKLQLLIHGKNISELKPEIDYAGVTIESVSLVENPNYLFVNLHIDKKTVPGSINIEFKKGKKSILTYNYKLNKRRDASADRMGYSSKDVMYLITPDRFANGDYSNDNQPGMIEQSDRTDKDGRHGGDIQGIINSLDYLKDMGFTAVWVNPLLEDNQPEVTYHGYAITDYYQIDKRYGTNEDYVRLSKEAKKRGIGVIMDVVLNHCGSAHWWMKDMPSKDWINFNGKFTPCSHKRTTVEDAYASQDDKKQFSDGWFVESMPDLNQRNPYMANYLTQNAIWWIEYADLMGLRVDTYPYSDKTFLSHWSKSLMDEYPNLNIVGEEWSTNPLIVSYWQKGKVNSDGYISSMPSMMDFPLNTAMIDGFKEDESWNGGFVKMYEMLANDFVYPDARNLVIFPDNHDMARIYDQLDRDDDLFKMTMAYTLTMRGIPQIFYGTEILAKSEHGGDHGYLRIDFPGGWKDDKVNAFTGKGLSKKELDAQQYMKKLLNWRKNTPVIHDGQLMHYAPQDGVYAYFRYDKKQKVMVVFNKNTEDVSLKTARFHEMLDGVSDAKDVITGKTQSVGEELLIPARSVLILEVK